Part of the Musa acuminata AAA Group cultivar baxijiao chromosome BXJ3-10, Cavendish_Baxijiao_AAA, whole genome shotgun sequence genome, CTCTCACGCTGACGCCAACACGGAGTGGCCAGCGGTGTCTGCTCCACCGAGCAGGACAACAAAACAAGAGCAAGTTGCCTGTGGCGTCATCCTGACGAGAAGGAAAGAGGGAGAGACCCGTTCAACCTCCTCCTCTTTCGACCCTCTGATTATGATCGGATGGCCCGTAATTTATGCACAAGCAAAGAAACAGTTGATTGCACGAATCTCCAAGCGTCGTACGCCTGAGTTCATTCTTCCCTTCCTCGGACGATTACAAGGTTAGAGGGAGGCATTACACAGTAGATTTGGAGCGATCAGTAGCTGCAGGCCGTCCGCTGCATCACCCGATCCCTGAGAATTCCGTTGTACAGGGCCACCCTGTTCGCCGGCATCCCTCGCGCCTCCCGCCTTTCTCCTCGTGGTGGCCGTGGGACTTCCGCCGCCGTCTCATTGCGGGAACTCCCGCCGAGCTCCTCCACTTCCGCCGCGAACTGGACCCTCTTCTTCCGCTGCTGCTTCCCGTTcgccctctccctcttcctcccctCTGCGCAACAACGGTGTCAGCTCGTCTATTGAAATCAAAGAAGCAGACCGACACGGAGAAAGGTCGGAGGGCGTACCGGAGGAGGACACGCAGGAGCGAGGGTGACACCAGGGGGGGGTGGAGCTGCGGTTGACGGCTGCGGAGAAGGGCTTCTGGCGGCAGATGGCGAGGATGATCACGGCACCGGAGACAGCCACAGCGGTGGCCAGAGCCACCCCATGCGAGGTgatgagagaggaggaagaagacataaGGAGGAAGAACGGTGTCCGTGTGAGGGCCGTGACATGTGAAGCAGCAATGCTATATAGTCCAAGCAAGAAGACACTGAGAGAGTGTAATCACACAATACGTTCGGTAGGCGGGTTTTGACGGAGTCGTCTTCTAGAAAAGATGAGTTGCTGCCAAAATGTCCTCCGTCATCTTCTCTTTCAGCAATGCATCGTGACACAATGGTGAGGAGTGGAGTTATCCACTTGGGAGTAGTTTGAGACTTCGATTCAACTACTTGACGGACATCCGAGTTCGGTGATGGGTAATGTGAACACCATAAACCGGGAGGGGGAACGTTCCGGGAATCTTCACATAGAACTTGGACGAAGGGCGTCATTAAAGGCCAAAGAGGAGTGAGTGTGATCATTCTTATTAGGCACGAgactctgaatcttatcctctctTTATGATGTTAAAAGAGATGCACCAACAGCGATTAAGCTTAGGGGACACGTCGTTGTTGCTTGGATGCTCCATTAGAGgttgccttcttcctcctcctgcaGCTGCTGCCTTACCTAATGCGCTCTCTTCAGCTACTTTCTTTTGCGTGAGAAAGTGGCAAGAAGGCTCGAGTGGCTCGTGCTTTTGTTGACAGAGACCAAAAGAGCGGTGGAAATCTCGAATGAAATGGGAGACAGTAGAAGAGAGTCAGGATTTAAGACAATTGATATGCAAACACGGGATTATTCTGTGATGACAGTGACAACATGCACAGGGCAACGAGAACAGGCAAAGAGATGGAAGTACAAGAATACCACTGAGCGACAGCGCAATGTATAATATGAGAAAAAGGTCAAGAAAAGAAGGGCTTGGTAATGTTGAATCCAGCACAACATTAGATTACAGGAACAGAAAGCTAGAGAGACACACAAGTTCGATTGATGAGCATATTGTATGTCGTAATAGAACATATTATAGCAAAAGCCCAAATCTGACACAAGGTTAACTGGAAACTAAGTGTCTCCAAGCAAGTGGATTCCACAAACAGTCTCCAAGCAAATGGCGTCTTTCCCTCCCTCACTACAACTGCTATAATTGAGAAGAACCAGATACATGGAAGCAAGAGGTGATAACATCAACAATTAAGTGGTGAGGATGGGTGGTAAGTAGTCGGACTTGGCGCCGAGGACACGGGCCCTGGTGTCAGGGAAGAACTCCATGCCAGGTAACTCCGTCACCATCCCATCGCTGGTGACTCCGATGGGGTAGGTTAGAAGATGTCCTGGGAGGTCACGGTCTAAAGTCTCACTGGAATAGAGATCCCAGTACTTGTCAGCGATTCTGTTAACCTTCTGCACACACTGCAAGCTCTCTGGGTGGAGGAAAACATCGTCAAGCATTCCGAGGTGCTCGTACCAAAGAGCCAGCCGGAAACCATGGATCTGTCCCCTTGCCGGCTCCCTAGTTGACAGATGATATGGTTGGTATGCTCCCATAGCAATCTCAGAGTCTCTGCTTCCATCCATTGACCGCTGATTGATGTTGGCCGAACCAATTATGATATACTCGTCATCAACTGAAACCAAAAGTTTGGAGTAATTAAGTTTTCTTTAACACTTAACGAGTGCAATGAGAGTTCAACCAGCATCAAGATTAATATATAGCTACCAATATTTACTGGTCCGACCAAGTTCCGGTACCGAAACATACACCTCAATGCTTTCCCTTTTTCTTATTTTGCTATTACTTTTTTTTATGATACCTTATGGTATTGGTAGGCCATGGGTTACAAATATCTGACTTGTATTTAAATCCCCAGGTGCATTGAACTCCAGTTATGAGTAGGCACCAAGCAACCTATTTTCTAAGCAacttaatttttcaaaaacatcataaaaaactAGACAATTTTCGATTACTATGAAATCCTTTTTACAACTTAATGGTGATGACAAATTCAGAAATTGTGCTATTTTCATAAAACCTTTATTTTATTGGTGACACATTCTAAGATCACAGAATTTCCTCCCCTTTAGCCTATATTATTTTCATCTCGCAACCAAGAGTCAGTCTGAGAACTAACCAATATTCGGATACTTGAAGAAAAAATGACCTTAATGCAGCCTAGATTGTATCAGGTTCTTGGTTCAGCTACCAGGACCAAAAAAAGACATAAAGATCTAACAAAACTAGAACAAGAATTGTTCAGATTTGCCTCAGGTTGTTTAAAATCAGGTGATAATTATATAATGATCCACGTCAAGAATTTTCAGAATTGTATCAACTGTGGATGTCAAGAACCAGGTATATATTTTGCAAAAGAGAACATTTAAATGCATACAGTTAGTAAATATGAGTGTCGAGAAGGATACCAATCATCATCTTTGTATGAACATAGATCATGAACCGTCTGGCCTCCTGAGCTCTGCTGTAGTCAGTGTCCGGTTGTGGGTGCTCCAAGGGTTCATATTCTCCACTCTTCTTTACCTCTCGATTTCCCAAGCAGAAGAAGGTCAGATAGTCCTTCGGATTAGCTTCAATTCCTTTTGCCTGGAGAGCTTGTACAATGTCAGTATACATCATCTCCATTGTCCTCCGCTGCCAATCTAAGATTGCTTGAACAGATGCACTTTCTGGCATACCCTCTGGCCACATTGGAACCACAATATAGACGGTGAAGCGCTCCCCAGCTTCAATCTTACTAATAATCTTCAGAGATAACTCCTTAGGGATCAGATGCAATGCATCAATTTCCTCAGGCTTGATGCCATCAGCTTTCCATGCATAAGAGCTACCAAGAAAGTACTGGTTTTCAATATAGATAAAGTTCTTTGCCCTACGGATGGCATTTATGTATGCATCTTGAATGCTTCTGTCAATGATATTATCCTTTCCACTGACAAGCCCAGCTCTAGCGGCATCCTCTGGAGTGTCAGGAAAGCCAAAAGCAGCACCTCCATCAATGGATCTGAAAAGCTGCACGTTCCAAATCTCTCTGTCCTCTGGGAACATGACAGGGGAAGGCGGAATGATAATGTCAGAGAGATCCTGCAGCTGCACAAGAACATCTTTTCCTCCTTGCCTTCTCCATCTCTGCTCAAAATTGaataaaacatcccaagcaatggGACCTTCCAGCCGTGAATGAATATCATGCCAAGGCTCTCTTGGTCCGCCTTTTTGTATGGAAGCCTCTCCAAAATTTGGCTGATGAAAGTCATCATGATGAGCTGTGTCCAATGTCCTGAACAGAGAATGGAATGGTGTGTCATATCTTCCATCACAAAGGTCTAAGCCCCCAACAAAGCTCACGATCCTCCGCTGCTGCAAACTTTTGTTAGGCATCTCGTGGTCAACGATAACAATTTTCTGATGATGTGTGAACATGGTGGCAATTTGCAGATCTTTAACAAAGCTTCCACCATCATCAGGATTTCGAGGGCACAAAACACAGTGCACGTCTGTGTCACGGAAATAGTTTGCAGTTTCCTCATCATGGGTTGCCATAAGACCATCTTTCTTCAGCAATCCTACTGAGGTTCTGTCATCCCAAACGAGCATAAGAACTCGAACACCTTCACTAGCCCTCCTCTTAAGGAGCTCGCCAAGTGTAACATCTCCACCAGGTTTTGGCCTCTTGGAGTCTCTTATCAATCTAATTTCTGTGTACACAGACCAACCTGTGATGTATATCAGATGTCGTGCATTACTAATTGCATCAAAAATGTCCTCCCAACACCTATGGGGCTCATAGTATCGTCCATCAGCAAGAGGAATTTGTGGAATGAAGTCGTCAGGGACATGCGCATCTTGGTAAAGCGTTACTTTGCAACCCTGTCTCTGAGAGAAAAATGTGTAAGGGACTCCAGGATACTTTGCACTTCGTACACCTCTCGCCCAGTTGCGGTCTTTTGAAATATCAAAATATTGCACTTTCACATGGATCTTAGCATCTCCAACAGGGTTCCGGTCTGCATCACATATCTCAAGCCATCTGTCCACCTCCTCACCATCAAGGATCTCCATGACAGGCAAATAAGCTCTTCCAATCAGTGATGCCCCAATAGGATTGTCAAACTTAACAGTGAAGATGACATTTGCTGCCATGTGGGCACAGTATATGTGAAAAGACTCATACCAACGTGGACTAACTGGTTCATTTGTGATCATTCTGGTCCGACCAACTCGGGCTTTCTCCAAATCAATAGTAGCATAAAGTTTGGAAGACCCCTTGCCGATACCAACAGTGTCTTCGATACCTTCAACAAGCTATTAGAAGCATTTCATGGTGTACACAAGAAttagaagataaaaatgaaagaaagacaaTAAGAAAACAATGAGTTTAACATATATATCAAACAttacaagacaaaaaaaaatctataattgtATCTGACAATGATAACCTGTTTTTGGCTAGAAAATAATCAACCAATAAAATAATTCTCAGTGATAAAGAGGAACAGGAACAAGAGGGAAAGAGGATAAGTTGTCTTAGGCATGGTTTAAAATAACAGTATTTACTGGGTCTAATGGTAAAGGAAACAAAATGTATCATCATGTGTTTACTGGAGAGGAGTTCCTTTATATGTTACACTAGGAGCAATATGACTAGGAGAAATACTTTATTAAGGAGATCAGAACATATACTTGGAAAGACTAAGATATAAACTAATAGTTCTTGTCTACCTTAATGTGCAAAGAAAATCATCAATTTGTGTACAGTATATAGACTCCTAAATGTGTCAAAAAATGTGCAGCAAGCAGTAATTGTGCAAAAGCTTTTGCTTCGTTAGTTCCATTGACTATTTTTCTCCCAGTTTTCCTTTCTCAGTTGTACAATACCCTAAAAGGAGTGATTAAACATGACCATGTAAGATTCCTGCACTCATATTTCTTAGCAAAAGAAAGTCCCAAATAGTCTCAAATGCTATATATAAACATAAACAGCACTTCCAAAGTAAACTTCAAAAAGAATCTAAAAAAGCTTCTAAAACCAAACCAAGGATATTTGCTTCTTGGCTTTAGAAAGGTTCTGAAGTGCTGGTTTTTTATGTAAATTAGTGTTTCATGTTTGGATGAACATATAACCCAATAAACACAATCTCCTCAAGCCAGTTCAAAGAAAAAATCTACCGGTAAAATGTACTTTCTgaagcaatttataatcatataaaaaCAGATGCAAGATCACATCTACAAGttgaaatgaaaattttgaaaagagATCTCATATAACCATGCAGAGATCAACAAGCAGAGCATGTCAAGTCAACGATATAAGCACAGAGAAAGATGACACATAAAAGATTAAAAGTGACTAGACCTCAGTTGGCTAGTATCATCATGACGAAAGGATTTACCTTGCGGAGGAACTTCGGAGCACCACCTGAAGCTCTGTGTGGATTCGTCAGGGACTCTGCCTCAAAAATTGTAGCATGGAGTGTTCCGTGTAACAAAATCTGCGCCATCTGTTACCTTCTTACCTAATTTCCACGCACGCACACaatagaaaaagataaaaaacgtCAGAGGATATATGTCTAAACTCCAATCGAGCTGACGGAAAAGGTAAGCCTTCAAGAATGGAAGCACCAGCGAACAGATCTGCCTCAAACAAAGGCCTCAAGTCCCGCGGCACTGTTGACACGTACACAATTAACCTACTTGATGTAAGCAAAACCAAATCGGGTAGCCCATTCAAAGTCAAAGAACACAAGTACCCCATCAAGCTACTTTAGGGATCTAATTTAGCTCAAGAAAAGTCGAAAACAAAAAGAAGAGTAGCCATCGAACAAGACGGATCCGAGCTTGGAAGCCATGTAAATTCGCACTTCGACAATCAAAGTTAGATTTATCAGATTACAAACAACCCAGAATAGAAAAGAGAATGAACGATGTTTGGGGCAATCATGATCCAGGAAAGAGGGATATCTCCAGTGTACTCACCCGAGTAGGGATCGGCGCTGGGATCGGGGGAAGCGAATGATAGATCCGGTGTGACGGGGAAGGGAGATGGAGGAAGAGAGATCGCAGCCTCTGCCGACCAGGCGTTGAAACTTGGCTTTATAGATAGAAAGAGCGAGTTAGTCGATCCGGGAGGAGTAGAGGTGGGCGGAGCTCACGCGAGCCCCGTAGGAAGTGCGAACGAGCATTTTgacaggaaaaaaagaaaaataacaacGGATAGGGAggtgctaattacatattatattagttaatttaattagttatctttagtattttttttcttctattttaaaaatatatattatttttataattataaaaataaaacacttggatttatttatcataacatcatcaattttatcaaaaaaatataaaataaaaactaattttaatattttaattgatgatAATAAACTATATCAATGGTAATAAACGATAACATTAGTTATATCTGTATCAATGTCAATATAATTATCAAACGATATCATTCTTCTTATCCACAATAACCACTTGTGACCTTCAATGAAGCTACAATAATcacaaactgaaatattaaaattacctttttatcctttgatttagtatttctattaataaaattaataatattaaaataaaatctaactattttatttttataattataaagatatcaatgtaattattaaaatataagaatcaaaatattaaaggtAACTAATTATATAGAGATATGGAGTACTACTTAATTAGCTCGATAAAACTAAGTGctcttagtttaaaaaaaaaaatattttttttatatttttatgagcTATTTTAATTCAGGTAAACTAATTAATTAGATTCATTTAGAGAGAAACAACTGTGCTATATACGAAGAATATATGGCCATGTCAATATGTCGAAGTTTGTAATGGCAAActagttattttcaaaatttacaagaatacATATGTAAAGAAAGATActgttaataaaatataattagacGTTGACGAGTCAAAGATATTTGTAAATCCAATTTTGATCAACTAACGCCCAAATCCAAACTTTCTAGAACATAATCGTCAGAAGTCCAAACATGATGAATCGGCCTTACCAGTCACCTTGTTCCACTAGTCTTTATAACGATAAAGAACTATAAATCTTTAGTTATCAATAATTAATAGCTCCGGATAAGATCAATAATAAGAACTTCTTCGATTTGAGATCTTCGTTTGATCCAACAAGTAGGAATATCCAAAAAAAACCACAGTTTGAGATGACGATTGCCAACCGACAATGATCAAGATGTAAAATATATTTTCTCTCTCCTCCGATACGTGTCCTAATTCCTGAAGTCCACAGGATGCCGGGTCAATTCAACAGAGTAGAACCCAGCTAGGAACCTCCGCTGTCCATTTTGACCCCTAGTTCACAGCTATCATGTCTTCTACGCTAAAAGATTTGATTGGCATCTTTGGAATACAAATTctacaaaaatataaatattgcaATACCATTTCAAAGTCTTTAacagtttgatatgaaattctacaaaaatataaatattgtaATACTATTTCAAAGTCTTAACA contains:
- the LOC135651471 gene encoding uncharacterized protein LOC135651471, with the protein product MSSSSSLITSHGVALATAVAVSGAVIILAICRQKPFSAAVNRSSTPPWCHPRSCVSSSEGRKRERANGKQQRKKRVQFAAEVEELGGSSRNETAAEVPRPPRGERREARGMPANRVALYNGILRDRVMQRTACSY
- the LOC135650913 gene encoding phospholipase D alpha 1, which gives rise to MAQILLHGTLHATIFEAESLTNPHRASGGAPKFLRKLVEGIEDTVGIGKGSSKLYATIDLEKARVGRTRMITNEPVSPRWYESFHIYCAHMAANVIFTVKFDNPIGASLIGRAYLPVMEILDGEEVDRWLEICDADRNPVGDAKIHVKVQYFDISKDRNWARGVRSAKYPGVPYTFFSQRQGCKVTLYQDAHVPDDFIPQIPLADGRYYEPHRCWEDIFDAISNARHLIYITGWSVYTEIRLIRDSKRPKPGGDVTLGELLKRRASEGVRVLMLVWDDRTSVGLLKKDGLMATHDEETANYFRDTDVHCVLCPRNPDDGGSFVKDLQIATMFTHHQKIVIVDHEMPNKSLQQRRIVSFVGGLDLCDGRYDTPFHSLFRTLDTAHHDDFHQPNFGEASIQKGGPREPWHDIHSRLEGPIAWDVLFNFEQRWRRQGGKDVLVQLQDLSDIIIPPSPVMFPEDREIWNVQLFRSIDGGAAFGFPDTPEDAARAGLVSGKDNIIDRSIQDAYINAIRRAKNFIYIENQYFLGSSYAWKADGIKPEEIDALHLIPKELSLKIISKIEAGERFTVYIVVPMWPEGMPESASVQAILDWQRRTMEMMYTDIVQALQAKGIEANPKDYLTFFCLGNREVKKSGEYEPLEHPQPDTDYSRAQEARRFMIYVHTKMMIVDDEYIIIGSANINQRSMDGSRDSEIAMGAYQPYHLSTREPARGQIHGFRLALWYEHLGMLDDVFLHPESLQCVQKVNRIADKYWDLYSSETLDRDLPGHLLTYPIGVTSDGMVTELPGMEFFPDTRARVLGAKSDYLPPILTT